The Juglans microcarpa x Juglans regia isolate MS1-56 chromosome 2S, Jm3101_v1.0, whole genome shotgun sequence genome has a window encoding:
- the LOC121251804 gene encoding transcription factor TCP4-like, giving the protein MKSTGGEIVQVQGGHIVRSTGRKDRHSKVYTSKGPRDRRVRLSAHTAIQFYDVQDRLGYDRPSKAVDWLIKKAKTAIDKLAELPPWHPPGTSNSTAVQQPDPNAGSAELTIAEQSESSGYDFLLHRQLAGNPDDNSAFIPPSLDSEAIKDTFKSLFPTSSATSSLNFQSYPSDIISRASNPSEDLGLSLHSFQDHSTPNDHNLFAGSASMGFDINYQRMVAWNSDTSAEHRGDFVFNSQTLPQQALLGQGSAFSQRGPLQSSFAPPFRAWDDLSIATSDHHKTLPIHQSLVCGSRFATDTLSGFCIPATIRGDEERSANKPSSASSNSRH; this is encoded by the coding sequence ATGAAGAGCACCGGAGGAGAGATAGTCCAAGTCCAAGGTGGCCACATTGTCCGATCCACAGGACGCAAAGACAGGCACAGCAAGGTCTACACGTCGAAAGGTCCCCGGGACCGTCGGGTCCGGCTCTCAGCGCACACTGCCATTCAATTCTATGATGTTCAAGACCGTTTAGGCTACGACCGGCCCAGCAAAGCGGTGGACTGGCTCATCAAGAAGGCGAAGACCGCCATTGACAAGCTAGCTGAGCTACCACCATGGCATCCACCTGGTACTTCTAATTCTACAGCTGTACAACAACCAGACCCAAATGCAGGCTCAGCAGAATTGACAATAGCCGAGCAATCAGAGTCTTCTGGCTACGACTTTCTGCTCCACAGGCAACTAGCGGGGAACCCAGACGACAATTCAGCCTTCATCCCACCATCTCTAGACTCTGAAGCCATCAAAGATACCTTTAAATCTTTATTCCCCACAAGCTCTGCAACATCTTCTCTAAATTTCCAGAGCTACCCATCTGATATAATTTCAAGAGCCTCCAACCCCTCCGAAGATCTTGGTCTATCCCTCCACTCTTTCCAGGATCATTCAACTCCAAACGACCATAACCTCTTCGCGGGCTCGGCTTCGATGGGGTTTGACATCAATTACCAAAGAATGGTGGCGTGGAACAGCGACACAAGCGCGGAACACAGAGGTGATTTTGTCTTCAACTCACAAACGTTGCCACAACAAGCATTACTGGGCCAAGGCTCAGCATTTTCACAGAGGGGACCCCTTCAGTCCAGTTTTGCACCCCCGTTCCGCGCTTGGGATGATCTTTCCATTGCCACATCGGACCACCACAAAACACTGCCAATTCACCAGTCTTTGGTCTGTGGAAGCCGGTTTGCCACTGATACATTATCGGGCTTTTGCATTCCCGCCACGATTCGAGGTGATGAAGAGCGGAGTGCCAATAAGCCGTCCTCTGCGTCTTCCAACTCCCGCCATTGA